A genomic stretch from candidate division WOR-1 bacterium RIFOXYB2_FULL_36_35 includes:
- a CDS encoding NADH dehydrogenase, with amino-acid sequence MNPAIEEKIDKKTLDTVIEKYREKQGALLTILEETQKTNKHKFLSDNVMEYIAKKLRIPLSQIYGVATFYAFFNLKPQGEHLVVICRGTACHTRGSKDLLENTADFLGLEKNFQEGETSYTTKDNKFTIKTVACFGQCALAPVIEVDGIIYSNVTTDKLRKIINSHTNTPPARA; translated from the coding sequence ATGAATCCTGCAATAGAAGAAAAAATTGATAAAAAAACGCTTGATACGGTAATAGAAAAATATCGGGAAAAACAAGGAGCTCTTTTAACTATTTTAGAAGAGACCCAAAAAACAAATAAACATAAATTTTTATCTGATAATGTCATGGAATATATTGCGAAAAAATTAAGGATTCCTCTTTCTCAAATTTATGGAGTTGCTACATTTTACGCTTTTTTCAATCTCAAACCCCAGGGGGAACATCTGGTTGTGATATGTCGAGGGACAGCCTGCCATACAAGGGGTTCCAAAGATTTACTTGAAAATACAGCTGATTTTTTAGGGCTTGAAAAAAACTTTCAAGAGGGTGAAACATCTTATACAACAAAAGACAACAAATTTACCATAAAAACTGTTGCATGTTTTGGACAGTGCGCATTGGCTCCGGTTATCGAAGTTGATGGAATAATTTACAGCAATGTAACTACAGATAAACTTAGGAAAATAATAAATTCCCACACCAACACCCCACCTGCTCGAGCGTAG